Proteins found in one Dryobates pubescens isolate bDryPub1 chromosome 1, bDryPub1.pri, whole genome shotgun sequence genomic segment:
- the C1H3orf18 gene encoding uncharacterized protein C3orf18 homolog isoform X1, with protein MNYSSPSVHDLYHSTTAKPDPGTTPDVTVPETATISPETTSFNSTKIPDVASTGPGMSTMLLSFGIITVIGLAVAMVLYIRKRKRLEKLRHQLMPMYNFDPTEEQDELEQELLEHGRDAASSQAAQSKTLPMPSMHEQCLPLLWDRAETGEVEANKPMTTCKHG; from the exons ATGAATTACAGTTCACCCTCTGTGCATGACTTGTATCACAGCACCACGGCCAAGCCAGACCCCGGGACAACTCCAGATGTGACTGTACCAGAAACAGCTACCATAAGCCCTGAGACTACCAGTTTCAACAGCACCAAAATCCCAGATGTGGCCAGCACTGGACCTGGCATGAGCACAATGCTGCTGTCTTTTGGAATCATTACTGTGATTGGGTTGGCTGTAGCTATG gtTCTGTACatcaggaagagaaagag GTTGGAGAAGCTACGGCACCAGCTCATGCCCATGTACAACTTTGATCCCACCGAGGAACAGgatgagctggagcaggagctgctggaacatgGGCGAGATGCAGCATCTTCCCAGGCAGCGCAGAGCAAG ACGTTGCCAATGCCATCAATGCATGAACAatgcctgcccctgctctgggatCGTGCTGAGACTGGGGAGGTTGAAGCCAACAAACCAATGACTACCTGCAAGCATGGCTGA
- the C1H3orf18 gene encoding uncharacterized protein C3orf18 homolog isoform X2, translating into MNYSSPSVHDLYHSTTAKPDPGTTPDVTVPETATISPETTSFNSTKIPDVASTGPGMSTMLLSFGIITVIGLAVAMVLYIRKRKRLEKLRHQLMPMYNFDPTEEQDELEQELLEHGRDAASSQAAQSKILLTSQGALQRPSRLVFTDVANAINA; encoded by the exons ATGAATTACAGTTCACCCTCTGTGCATGACTTGTATCACAGCACCACGGCCAAGCCAGACCCCGGGACAACTCCAGATGTGACTGTACCAGAAACAGCTACCATAAGCCCTGAGACTACCAGTTTCAACAGCACCAAAATCCCAGATGTGGCCAGCACTGGACCTGGCATGAGCACAATGCTGCTGTCTTTTGGAATCATTACTGTGATTGGGTTGGCTGTAGCTATG gtTCTGTACatcaggaagagaaagag GTTGGAGAAGCTACGGCACCAGCTCATGCCCATGTACAACTTTGATCCCACCGAGGAACAGgatgagctggagcaggagctgctggaacatgGGCGAGATGCAGCATCTTCCCAGGCAGCGCAGAGCAAG ATTCTGCTGACAAGTCAAGGAGCCCTCCAGAGACCCAGCCGTCTTGTGTTCACAGACGTTGCCAATGCCATCAATGCATGA
- the C1H3orf18 gene encoding uncharacterized protein C3orf18 homolog isoform X3: protein MNYSSPSVHDLYHSTTAKPDPGTTPDVTVPETATISPETTSFNSTKIPDVASTGPGMSTMLLSFGIITVIGLAVAMVLYIRKRKRLEKLRHQLMPMYNFDPTEEQDELEQELLEHGRDAASSQAAQSKPF from the exons ATGAATTACAGTTCACCCTCTGTGCATGACTTGTATCACAGCACCACGGCCAAGCCAGACCCCGGGACAACTCCAGATGTGACTGTACCAGAAACAGCTACCATAAGCCCTGAGACTACCAGTTTCAACAGCACCAAAATCCCAGATGTGGCCAGCACTGGACCTGGCATGAGCACAATGCTGCTGTCTTTTGGAATCATTACTGTGATTGGGTTGGCTGTAGCTATG gtTCTGTACatcaggaagagaaagag GTTGGAGAAGCTACGGCACCAGCTCATGCCCATGTACAACTTTGATCCCACCGAGGAACAGgatgagctggagcaggagctgctggaacatgGGCGAGATGCAGCATCTTCCCAGGCAGCGCAGAGCAAG CCTTTCTGA